Proteins encoded by one window of Candidatus Methylomirabilota bacterium:
- a CDS encoding gluconokinase, producing MLVLALDVGTSSTRARIYDERGRARPDAEGHVAYEPRTTPDGGVELDADALLDAVVRALDECLAGCGGAARDIAGVGASVFWHSLIGLDRSGSALTPVFTWADTRSAAAARALRRDLDARAVLQRTGTPIHSTFFPAKLRWLRETRPEVFARAARWGGFAEVLHARLTGSWQCSLSMASGTGLLDQERGGWDRVMLEAAGIAADALPSIDDEPRVGLIAPWAERWPAVARVPWYPAHGDGACSNMGSGCAGPDRIALNVGTSAALRVVRPEGLGAHRATPSGLWRYRVDGRRALVGGATSEGGNVFAWCRKTLALPADDAALEQALAAVPPDGHGLTALPFLAGERSPGWRPEARAALAEMSLATDAVEITRALLEAVALRLAEIYDRLRPLAAEHRVIGSGGAIGHSPTWAQIIADALGVPIGLSPDTEASARGAAILTLEALGVQTPPPADPVRILRPDPGIHAKYQVARRRQRRLYDNIVGFQDS from the coding sequence ATGCTCGTCCTCGCGCTCGACGTCGGCACCAGCTCCACCCGCGCGCGTATCTACGACGAGCGCGGCCGCGCGCGGCCCGACGCGGAGGGGCACGTGGCGTACGAGCCGCGCACCACGCCCGATGGGGGCGTCGAGCTGGACGCCGACGCGCTGCTCGACGCGGTCGTCCGCGCCCTCGACGAGTGCCTGGCCGGCTGCGGCGGGGCCGCGCGCGACATCGCCGGCGTCGGCGCCTCGGTCTTCTGGCACAGCCTGATCGGGCTCGATCGGTCGGGGAGCGCCCTCACCCCCGTCTTCACCTGGGCGGATACGCGCAGCGCGGCCGCCGCGCGGGCGCTGCGCCGCGACCTGGACGCGCGCGCGGTCCTGCAGCGCACCGGCACGCCGATCCATTCCACGTTCTTTCCCGCCAAGCTGCGCTGGCTGCGCGAGACCCGGCCCGAGGTGTTCGCCCGTGCCGCGCGCTGGGGCGGCTTCGCCGAAGTCCTGCACGCGCGGCTCACCGGCTCGTGGCAATGCAGCCTCTCGATGGCCTCGGGCACCGGCCTGCTCGACCAGGAGAGAGGCGGCTGGGACCGCGTGATGCTGGAGGCCGCGGGCATCGCGGCGGACGCGCTGCCGTCGATCGACGATGAGCCGCGGGTCGGGCTGATCGCGCCGTGGGCGGAGCGCTGGCCCGCGGTCGCGCGCGTGCCCTGGTATCCGGCTCACGGCGACGGGGCCTGCTCGAACATGGGATCGGGCTGCGCGGGACCGGACCGGATCGCGCTCAACGTCGGGACGTCGGCGGCCCTGCGCGTGGTCCGGCCCGAGGGCCTCGGCGCGCACCGCGCGACGCCGTCGGGGCTCTGGCGCTATCGCGTGGACGGCCGGCGCGCGCTGGTCGGCGGGGCCACGTCCGAGGGCGGCAACGTGTTCGCGTGGTGCCGCAAGACGCTCGCGCTGCCCGCGGACGACGCGGCGCTGGAACAGGCGCTGGCCGCGGTGCCGCCCGACGGCCACGGGCTCACCGCGCTGCCGTTCCTCGCGGGCGAGCGCAGCCCGGGCTGGCGCCCCGAGGCCCGCGCCGCGCTGGCCGAGATGTCGCTGGCCACGGATGCCGTCGAGATCACCCGGGCGCTGCTGGAAGCCGTCGCGCTCCGGCTGGCCGAGATCTACGACCGGCTGCGACCCCTCGCTGCGGAGCATCGGGTGATCGGCTCGGGCGGGGCGATCGGGCACTCCCCGACCTGGGCGCAGATCATCGCGGATGCCCTGGGCGTGCCGATCGGGCTGAGTCCCGACACGGAGGCGTCCGCCCGAGGCGCCGCCATCCTCACGCTCGAAGCGCTCGGGGTGCAGACCCCACCGCCCGCGGATCCGGTCCGGATCTTGCGTCCCGACCCGGGCATTCATGCGAAGTATCAGGTGGCCCGCCGGCGACAGCGACGGCTCTACGACAACATTGTCGGCTTTCAGGACTCCTGA